GACTTTGACCACTGAAAAAATTGCAGCACTGTGTCTAAAGCTTTTGGGGATAGACATCACAGAATTGCAAAAAGTAGCATCTCAGGAATTACAGCCTACTCCCCTCGGAAAGAATTGGCCAGCCCTAATCATGCACTCACAAACCCCCGATGTCAAATCCTTTGAACAAGATCTCCTCGATCTGATGAATGGTCCGACTCCTTTAGACCACACAACTTATGCTGAAGCTCGTTCCGCTTATTTTGCGCGACAACAGGATCTAGCGATTGGTCGTACTAACCCGTGGAAAACCGCAGTTGAATTGGAGAAGATTAATGCCATTGAAATTCCGGGTATTGATTACTACTACCTTTCCCATGCGCTGCTGCTACTTGCTGAAGAGCATCTAATCTCACCCAGTTTAGAAATTAATCAGATCCTTGAGTTTTTGAGAAGCAACGAATATACGATTGTTCGCGTATATAACCTGGAGAAAGAGATGCAAATATTTCTTATCTGGCTAAAGCGCTTGGCAAATTTAGAAAACCTATCTATAGACACCAATACTCCTGATGTAGCTCAATCTTGGAATCGCAAAAGTATACTCTATCCAACAGTTCGAGACGCACTGGCACTGGAAACAATTTTACTAAACCACTCCCCTCGACATATATTAGAGGTTGAATCACGTTCTTCACTTTTATATAAAAAACTAAACCTGACGATTCCCGTACTACCGGGCTATACAATTGAACGTTCGGGAGAAGATATAGACTCTTTTGTTCAGCAAACAATTCAGGCCACAAGGTTGCTCAAGACAAGATATGGACTTGAACGCGCTTGTCTAAAAGCTTCCGAAGCAGCTGATGGCGCACGTATTTTTGCGGGTCTTGATCTCAGAGATGAATTGAAAATCGAGGATCTTGCCAAGGATGCTTATCAGCATGGAGATGACTATCTCCTCGAAGCACATATTGAATATCTGCAAGTTAACGTAGGTGGACAAATGCTGAAAACTACACCCTCTGCACATATCCGTTGGGGAGAGGTTGCAGAAGGTTTAACCCTGCAAATGACACAGGGAACTTCCTGGAAAGGTAATATTTATATCAACGAAGCAGTTGGGGATTTATTCGGAGTCTCCAAAGCACATTATCAGATTATTGCTGAAACAATGAACGATTTTCTATGTGCCTTTCAAAGTAAAAACCTTGGCTTAATGATTGCCGGCTTTGATTTCGCTATTGGTAGAATCGGGGGAGTATTTGAGGACGAGGTGCTGGTAGCCGCACAAGACCCGAATGTTTCTTTCAATGGTGCCGAATGTCTCAGAATCTTTAGAGAAAAGGTTAAGGATCACCACTTATGGACAGATGATCACTTTTATGCAGTTACCAGGGTGATACGTCCAACCCTTCAGGGCACACTCCCCGTTATTCGACAAATCACTGATGTTGTTACTGATACAGAAACTTATGCCACCACGATTGCCTCAATTCCTGGTTGTTGGGGTATGATCGCGGTGGCAAATAGAGATCCTGAAGAAGTGCTCAAAAAGCTTTCTTCTCTTTATGATTCTTTGATTCGTCAGAATCTCATTACCTGAGTTTTCCATTCTTAATTAGGGTTTGCTGAATAAGTCTTTTCGTAAGGACTAGGAGTCAGGAGTCACCGAGTCAGGAGTCACCGAGTCAGGAGGAATAAGGGACTTCCAAGAAATAAATTATCCCAATAAACGAACCACAGAGGCACAGAGAACACAGAGAGAGAATTTTTGCGTCAGTTTTGGGACATTTTTTTATTTGGAAGTCCCTAAAGAGGAGGAATAAAGAGGAGGAAGAAGAAGGAAGAGAAGGTTGGACAATTAGTCCTCAAATTTACGCGATTATTTTTGATGAAAATGCCAGGGTTTTAAACATCTATTGTCAATAATCTTGCACTTGTTTGGTTATAAAACCCTGCAAACCTTTATCTATCAACCCTTTTGCTTTCTTTTTTGCAAACCCTAATTAGACATCTCCAGAAAGGAAATACGCCTATCGTAGAAGCGGGTAGGAATTCTCGGATCTACATTTTTTTTGGAGGTGTCTATTGTATCCTACCTTCCGCACCCTAAACTGTCACACAACGAAAATTGGTTGTTTGGAGATTTGGTTTTAGCGAACTGCTTGCAGCAGCACTAGTTCCCTGCGGGACGCTCCGCGTAGTTTGCTTCCCGTAGGATACGCTATCGCCTGCCAATATTTTTTGATATTAGTATAAAATTTAATAATCATGGTTAATTTGTACAGTGTATAATTCCTAAAAATTTTCCTCATGACAAGATTCTTAAATCAATTTCTTTAATACAAAGTTCTCTCTGTGATATTATCAATCGTATGTTGTACTGTCTCAATATACCTACCATTTTTGAGCCTCGTAATCAATCAAATTTTCTTGGCTTTTATATGGTCATGTTATTTAAACCGTGTTACATTAATCAGTGAAAGACGCAATCCATAGTGTAGTTTAAGATGATTCATGAATCAGTAGCAAGCTCTATAGGTCAAACACCCTTAGTATCTTTGTCTAGATTATTCCCCTATAAAAACATTAAAGTTATAGCAAAACTGGAGTTTTTAAATCCTGGAGGTAGTATTAAAGACCGTCCGGCTCGCTTTATTATTGAACAAGGGTTGCAGGATGGAAGCATTTCTAGAAAAACCCACCTAATTGAAAGTACGTCTGGGAACTTAGGTATTGCCTTGGCCATGCTGGCACGAGTCCACGAGCTTAAATTCACGTGTGTAGTAGATCCCAAAATATCAACAGTGAACTTACAGATGTTGAAGCTTTTGGGGGCTAATATTGAGATGGTTGACACACCTGACAATCAAGGCGGCTATCTACAGTCTAGAATTAAACGGGTGCAGGAATTATTAAAGACCATTCCCCAAAGTTATTGGATTAACCAGTATGCTAACGAACTTAACTGGAAGGCACATTACTATGGAACTGGCGCTGAAATTGTTTCCAGTCTAGACCACCCCATTGATTGTCTGATCATTGCTACCAGTACCACAGGAACACTATTGGGAGTGTCGAAACGTCTCCGTCAGGAGTTTCCTAACTTGCGAGTTGTTGCCGTGGATGCTGTGGGTTCGGTTATTTTTGGGGCACAACCAGGCGCGAGGGAGATACCTGGCATTGGTGCAAGTCGGGTACCTGAACTTAGCAGTCAGCTTGAAGTAGATGAAGTTATCTACGTTAACGATAGAGAGTCCGCTTTGGGGTGTCGCGCTCTTCTTGAACATGAAGGTATTTTTGCTGGTGGTTCTTCAGGGTCAGTGATTGCCGCTATTCAGAAACTCATCCCGACTTTGCCTTCTTCTTACCGTGTCCTCACTATTTTACCTGATCGAGGAGAACGGTACTTAAATTCAGTCTATGACGATAACTGGTTAATGCAATTGCCCACGCCACTAACAACGGCTAAACTACCTGATATGATCACCCAGATGGTCTAGTTTGCAAACGAATCTAGCACTTATCCCCAGCAAAAAAAATATGACCTCCCAACTTACACAACCGCCAAAGATTCTTTATCTGAGCAAATCAGACATTATTCAACTGTGCGGAAATTCTTCTCAGTTGTACATAGATGCAGTCAGCCATGCTCTTGTTCTTCATGCTGAGGGCAAAATTGTCCAACCCCTCAAGCCATATTTGCGCTGGCGCGGTGATGAAAATCATATTGCTGACCGGATAATAGCCATGCCGGCCTATTTGGGTGGTGATAACCCAGTCGCTGGTTTAAAGTGGGTTGGAAGTAAGCATGATAATCCTTCTGTACACGGTATAGACCGAGCTAGTGCGATCATCATTCTGAATGACACCCAAACTCATTACCCAATTGCTATTCTTGAGGGCAGTCTAATCAGCGGTATGCGAACCGCGGCTGTTACTTCGGTAGCGGCTAAGTACCTAGCGCGAACAGGTTTTTCTCGTGTAACCTGCATTGGCTGTGGACCCATTGCCAAGATGCAACTATTGACAATTCTTGAGCAATTCCCTTTAATTACTACCATTTATCTATTCGACCTCAACTCCCTCGCTGCTAAGAATTTAGTTCTTGAGCTAAACCAACACTTCCCAGGAGTAGAATACCATATTGCAGCAACGGCAGAGGAAGCAGTGCGCCAGGGCGAGGTGGTTATAACCTGTACGGTTACGGACAAACCCTATATACCCTACGAATGGCTGCAAAAAGGAACTTTTGTGAGCAATATTTCCATTATGGACCTACACAAAGAGGTCTTCTTGAAAGCTGATAAGGTAGTAGTGGACGACTGGGAACAATCCAATCGTGAGAAGAAAATAATTAATCAGTTAGTAATTGAAGGGAGCTTTTCCCGCGAGCATCTACACGCGGAACTAGGTGAAATAATCCTTGGAAACCGATCAGGTCGGGAGTCAAATGAAGAAATCATCGTTCTTA
The window above is part of the Dolichospermum sp. DET69 genome. Proteins encoded here:
- the sbnA gene encoding 2,3-diaminopropionate biosynthesis protein SbnA; the encoded protein is MIHESVASSIGQTPLVSLSRLFPYKNIKVIAKLEFLNPGGSIKDRPARFIIEQGLQDGSISRKTHLIESTSGNLGIALAMLARVHELKFTCVVDPKISTVNLQMLKLLGANIEMVDTPDNQGGYLQSRIKRVQELLKTIPQSYWINQYANELNWKAHYYGTGAEIVSSLDHPIDCLIIATSTTGTLLGVSKRLRQEFPNLRVVAVDAVGSVIFGAQPGAREIPGIGASRVPELSSQLEVDEVIYVNDRESALGCRALLEHEGIFAGGSSGSVIAAIQKLIPTLPSSYRVLTILPDRGERYLNSVYDDNWLMQLPTPLTTAKLPDMITQMV
- the sbnB gene encoding 2,3-diaminopropionate biosynthesis protein SbnB, with the translated sequence MTSQLTQPPKILYLSKSDIIQLCGNSSQLYIDAVSHALVLHAEGKIVQPLKPYLRWRGDENHIADRIIAMPAYLGGDNPVAGLKWVGSKHDNPSVHGIDRASAIIILNDTQTHYPIAILEGSLISGMRTAAVTSVAAKYLARTGFSRVTCIGCGPIAKMQLLTILEQFPLITTIYLFDLNSLAAKNLVLELNQHFPGVEYHIAATAEEAVRQGEVVITCTVTDKPYIPYEWLQKGTFVSNISIMDLHKEVFLKADKVVVDDWEQSNREKKIINQLVIEGSFSREHLHAELGEIILGNRSGRESNEEIIVLNPMGMAIEDMACSQSIYEKALATGVGFWLNLD